In Sulfitobacter sp. M39, the following proteins share a genomic window:
- a CDS encoding Do family serine endopeptidase, with the protein MTSLFSSPRRAAPFVLAAALASTSAMTLAPTAALAVPAGGYADLVEQISPAVVFIEVTGTAKQASAQVQLPEGMPEELRKRFEQLMPQGPAGAQPMHGLGSGFIVSKDGSIVTNNHVVAGADTVKVKLADGRSFDAKVVGSDVLTDIAVLKVEADVDLPAVKFGSSDDMRVGDEVVAMGNPFGLGGTVTTGIISAKSRNINAGPYDDFIQTDAAINRGNSGGPLFNNAGEVIGVNTAILSPDGGSVGIGFSVPSDLVQDIVADLSDDGEITRGWLGVQIRPMTAEVAQVLGLDAPKGAVIEAIGDDSPAKKAGLEKGDIILSFNDTEIKELRDLTRAVAETDPEAKAEVMVLHKGKEVTRTVTIGTLADQKA; encoded by the coding sequence ATGACATCTCTTTTCTCCTCTCCCCGCCGCGCCGCACCCTTTGTGCTCGCAGCGGCCCTTGCCTCTACCTCGGCCATGACGCTTGCCCCAACGGCGGCTCTGGCGGTGCCGGCAGGCGGCTATGCCGATCTGGTCGAACAAATCTCACCCGCTGTTGTTTTCATCGAGGTGACCGGCACGGCAAAGCAAGCCAGCGCGCAGGTGCAACTGCCCGAAGGCATGCCAGAGGAACTGCGCAAACGTTTTGAACAACTGATGCCACAAGGACCGGCTGGCGCACAGCCGATGCACGGGCTTGGATCGGGCTTTATCGTGTCCAAGGACGGATCGATCGTGACGAACAACCACGTGGTTGCGGGTGCCGACACGGTCAAGGTCAAGCTGGCCGATGGCCGCAGCTTTGACGCCAAGGTGGTCGGCAGCGATGTGCTGACAGATATTGCCGTGCTCAAGGTTGAAGCGGATGTGGACCTTCCGGCGGTGAAATTCGGGTCTTCCGATGATATGCGCGTCGGCGACGAGGTGGTCGCTATGGGCAACCCCTTCGGTCTGGGTGGCACGGTCACCACCGGCATCATCTCGGCCAAGTCGCGCAATATCAACGCGGGCCCCTATGATGACTTTATCCAGACCGATGCGGCGATTAACCGTGGCAACTCTGGCGGGCCGCTGTTCAATAACGCGGGCGAAGTGATTGGCGTGAACACGGCGATCCTGTCGCCTGATGGCGGCTCTGTCGGGATCGGTTTTTCCGTACCATCCGATCTGGTGCAGGACATCGTGGCCGACCTGTCCGACGACGGGGAAATCACCCGCGGCTGGCTTGGCGTTCAAATCCGCCCGATGACGGCCGAGGTCGCGCAGGTGCTGGGGCTGGACGCGCCGAAAGGGGCGGTGATCGAAGCCATCGGCGATGACAGCCCCGCCAAGAAAGCGGGTCTTGAGAAAGGCGATATCATCCTGTCGTTCAACGACACAGAGATCAAGGAACTGCGCGATCTGACCCGCGCTGTGGCTGAAACCGACCCGGAAGCGAAAGCCGAGGTCATGGTCCTGCACAAGGGCAAAGAGGTCACGCGGACGGTCACCATCGGCACATTGGCCGACCAAAAAGCGTAA
- a CDS encoding iron-containing alcohol dehydrogenase, giving the protein MALQNNWSYPTAIRFGAGRISEIGEACVATGMKNPLLVTDKGLASMEITTRTLDLLDGAGFGRAMFSEVDANPTELNLEAGLKVYREGGHDGVIAFGGGSGLDLGKMVAFMAGQSRPVWDYEDVGDWWTRADADAIAPIIAVPTTAGTGSEVGRASVLTNSETHVKKIIFHPKVLPSIVICDPELTVGMPKHITAGTGLDAFAHCVEAFSSPHYHPMSQGIALEGMRLVIDYLPRAYADGTDIEARAQLMSAAAMGATAFQKGLGAIHAMSHPIGAVFNTHHGTTNAVCMPAVLDLNAPEIRERFDRAAGYLGIDGGYDGFRAFVQEFNDSFGIPRKLSEMGVSADRIDDLVAMALEDPSCGGNPVTLTTENLRKLFVATI; this is encoded by the coding sequence ATGGCACTGCAAAACAACTGGTCCTACCCCACCGCCATCCGCTTTGGTGCGGGCCGTATTTCCGAAATCGGAGAGGCCTGCGTGGCCACGGGGATGAAAAACCCCTTGCTGGTGACGGATAAGGGCCTTGCCTCGATGGAGATCACGACCCGCACGCTGGACCTGCTGGACGGCGCAGGCTTTGGCCGCGCGATGTTCTCGGAAGTGGACGCGAACCCGACCGAACTGAACCTCGAGGCGGGGCTCAAGGTCTACCGCGAGGGCGGGCATGATGGTGTGATCGCCTTTGGCGGTGGCTCTGGCCTTGATCTGGGCAAGATGGTCGCCTTCATGGCGGGGCAGTCGCGGCCTGTGTGGGATTACGAAGATGTGGGCGATTGGTGGACCCGCGCCGATGCCGACGCCATCGCGCCGATCATCGCCGTGCCCACAACCGCCGGCACCGGGTCCGAAGTGGGGCGTGCGTCGGTGCTGACCAACTCTGAAACCCATGTGAAAAAGATCATCTTCCACCCCAAAGTGCTGCCCAGCATCGTGATCTGCGACCCAGAGCTGACGGTGGGGATGCCCAAGCATATCACCGCAGGCACCGGCCTTGATGCCTTTGCCCATTGCGTCGAGGCGTTCAGCAGCCCGCATTACCACCCCATGTCGCAGGGTATCGCGCTAGAGGGCATGCGGCTGGTCATCGACTATCTGCCGCGTGCCTATGCGGATGGGACAGACATCGAAGCGCGCGCGCAGCTGATGTCGGCGGCGGCGATGGGGGCGACGGCGTTCCAGAAGGGACTGGGCGCGATCCACGCCATGAGCCACCCGATCGGCGCAGTGTTCAACACGCACCACGGGACCACCAACGCGGTCTGCATGCCCGCAGTGCTGGACCTGAACGCGCCTGAAATCCGCGAACGCTTTGACCGCGCGGCAGGGTATCTGGGGATCGACGGCGGCTATGACGGCTTCCGCGCCTTCGTGCAGGAGTTCAACGACAGCTTTGGCATCCCGCGCAAACTGTCGGAAATGGGCGTGAGCGCAGACCGGATCGACGATCTGGTCGCGATGGCGCTTGAAGACCCGTCTTGCGGTGGCAACCCTGTGACATTGACCACGGAAAACCTGCGCAAGCTGTTCGTGGCGACAATCTAA
- a CDS encoding aldehyde dehydrogenase family protein, with amino-acid sequence MTNTLKCISPIDGSVYLERPVLSLEAARDVCARAKAAQGAWAARPLSERVQLVRDAIAEVGKTTDRMAQELAHQMGRPVRYGGEFGGFAERGNYMADIAEKALAPTIVEDSDKATRKITREARGVVLVVAPWNYPYMTAINTVAPALIAGNSVVLKHATQTLQVGERLAEAFHAAGIPDDVFQNVFLDHDTTSALIAERQFGFVNFTGSVGGGKAMEVAAAGTFTPVATELGGKDPGYVRADADVDAAVDGLMDGAMFNAGQCCCGIERIYVHESLYDAFVEKAVAWVNALKLGNPLETDTDIGPMANVRFAAEVRAQISEAVAAGATALIDTFKADDGGAYLTPQILTNVTHDMRVMRDESFGPVVGIMPVKDDAEAIALMNDCQFGLTAAIFTKDADAADTIGAQLETGTVFMNRCDYLDPALCWTGCKDTGQGAGLSELGYQALTRPKSYHLKKA; translated from the coding sequence ATGACAAACACTTTGAAATGTATCTCACCGATTGACGGATCGGTTTACCTTGAACGCCCTGTCCTGTCGCTGGAGGCAGCGCGCGATGTCTGCGCCCGCGCCAAGGCAGCACAAGGCGCATGGGCCGCGCGCCCCTTGTCCGAACGTGTCCAACTGGTGCGCGATGCCATTGCCGAGGTGGGCAAAACGACCGATCGTATGGCGCAGGAACTGGCACATCAGATGGGCCGTCCCGTGCGCTATGGCGGCGAGTTTGGCGGCTTTGCCGAGCGCGGCAACTATATGGCAGATATCGCCGAAAAGGCGCTGGCCCCGACGATTGTCGAAGACAGCGACAAGGCCACCCGCAAGATCACCCGCGAGGCGCGCGGCGTTGTGCTGGTCGTGGCCCCGTGGAACTACCCCTATATGACGGCGATCAACACGGTCGCGCCAGCGCTGATCGCGGGGAATTCCGTGGTGCTGAAACACGCCACCCAAACCCTGCAAGTGGGTGAACGTCTGGCCGAAGCTTTCCACGCCGCAGGCATCCCCGACGATGTCTTCCAGAACGTCTTTCTTGATCACGACACCACCTCGGCGCTGATCGCTGAACGGCAGTTCGGCTTCGTGAACTTCACCGGCTCGGTCGGGGGCGGCAAGGCGATGGAGGTAGCCGCCGCGGGCACCTTCACCCCCGTCGCGACCGAACTGGGGGGCAAAGACCCCGGCTATGTGCGCGCCGACGCGGATGTCGACGCCGCCGTTGACGGGCTGATGGATGGGGCGATGTTCAACGCGGGGCAGTGCTGCTGCGGGATCGAACGGATTTATGTGCACGAAAGCCTGTATGATGCATTTGTCGAAAAGGCTGTGGCTTGGGTCAATGCGCTTAAGCTTGGCAACCCGCTTGAGACGGATACCGATATCGGTCCTATGGCGAACGTCCGTTTCGCCGCCGAGGTGCGCGCCCAGATTTCTGAGGCCGTCGCCGCCGGTGCGACCGCGCTGATCGATACCTTTAAGGCGGATGACGGCGGCGCGTATCTCACGCCGCAGATCCTGACCAACGTCACCCACGACATGCGCGTGATGCGCGACGAAAGCTTTGGCCCCGTCGTCGGCATCATGCCCGTCAAGGACGACGCGGAAGCGATTGCGCTGATGAACGACTGCCAGTTCGGCCTGACCGCCGCGATCTTTACCAAGGATGCCGATGCCGCCGATACCATCGGCGCGCAGCTGGAAACCGGCACCGTGTTCATGAACCGCTGCGATTACCTTGATCCGGCCCTGTGCTGGACCGGCTGCAAGGATACAGGGCAGGGCGCGGGCCTGTCCGAGCTTGGCTATCAGGCGCTCACGCGTCCCAAATCTTACCACCTGAAAAAGGCTTGA